A genomic window from Tachyglossus aculeatus isolate mTacAcu1 chromosome 9, mTacAcu1.pri, whole genome shotgun sequence includes:
- the MSH6 gene encoding DNA mismatch repair protein Msh6 — translation MSRQSSLLSFFSKAPKAQPRTQAPVPAPVPGRASSPRPKAGGRRARALPPAAAAATDPGPQRRGRGGHRDPKDPKNPHSNACDFSPGDLVWAKMEGYPWWPCLVYDHPTDGTFLRGEGKALRVHVQFLDDRPTRGWVSKRLLKPYTGSSCKEAQKGGVFFSAKPEIQRGMRLADDALGKDKSERLSLAVCDEPSEAEEEEEEDEEEEDEEEAEASGASAPENNGERESEEEEVRPRRQRVTRGAAGRPKKRRVVSDSESDHGSSDADFQPDGGEAASSDDDDEASSGVDESDGEASSSEPDADGPAKAAAPKRKRASAGKGRDGGGEPPRPPGRAAEVASETREALKAFCAGPQGAEPPAAGAGGDGPAPWYHETLPWLQEGRRRDGRRRRPEDPAYDATTLYVPEDFLNTCTPGMRRWWQLKGDNFDLVIFYKVGKFYELYHMDAVTGVTELGLVFMKGGWAHSGFPEISFGRYSDVLVQKGYKVARVEQTETPEMMEARCRRAGHVSKFDRVVRREICRVITKGTQTYGVLDGSPAETHNRYLLSVREQDGAAAAAAGGSPRAFGVCFVDTSVGKFHVGQFGDDRHCSRFRTLVAHHAPVQVLFEKGNLSAESRRVLKGSLASALQEGLAPGSQFWDAAKTLKTLLEEGYFEGAPPPPALRALTAGTDPLGLTPAEGGELALSALGACVFYLKKCLIDQELLSMADFEAFVPVDQAAGPGPARPDGRAVLDAVTLSNLEVLRNGTDGSGEGSLLQRLDSCRTPFGRRLLKRWLCAPLRHPAAIEDRLAAVADLAAVPDRAAEAGDLLRRLPDLERLLSKIHSIGSPLKSRSHPDGRAVMYEETTYGKKKIVDFLSALEGFKVAAEAAGALGAAAGGFRSETLRRAVAVRTADPGGRFPDLTAELRRWDAAFDHQKARRTGVITPKEGFDPDYDRAGAAIRAAEDGLGRYLEEQRRLLGCQAVVYWGGGKNRYQLEVPEGLAARDLPGDYELKSTKKGVKRYWTKAIEKRLAELTAAEERRDAALKDCMRRLFHNFDLNHRDWQAAVECCAVLDVLLCLANYSRGGDGPMCRPVIVPPGDGVPPVLELRGSRHPCISKTFFGDDFIPNDIVIGCEDEAGAGGGEALCVLVTGPNMGGKSTLMRQAGLLVILAQLGCYVPAESCRLTPVDRIFTRLGASDRIMSGESTFFVELSETASVLQHATAHSLVLVDELGRGTATFDGTAIAHAVVKELAENIRCRTLFSTHYHSLVEDYSHSRAVRLGHMACMVENECEDPSQETITFLYKFVPGACPKSYGFNAARLAHIPEEVIRRGHRKAREFEGLTEALRLFREVCLIAENSADTRTLRALLRPGEEP, via the exons AAGGCGCAGCCTCGAACCCAGgccccggtcccggccccggtcccgggCCGGGCCTCCTCCCCGAGGCCCAAGGCCGGGGGGCGCCGGGCTCGggccctcccccccgccgccgccgccgccacggaCCCCGGGCCCCAACGGCGGGGCCGCGGGGGCCACAGGGACCCCAAGGACCCCAAGAATCCCCACAG CAACGCTTGCGACTTCTCTCCGGGGGACCTGGTGTGGGCCAAGATGGAGGGCTACCCTTGGTGGCCCTGCCTGGTGTACGACCACCCCACCGACGGGACCTTCCTCCGAGGGGAGGGCAAAGCCCTCCGGGTCCACGTGCAGTTCTTGGACGACAGGCCCACCAGGGGCTGGGTCAGCAAGAGGCTGCTGAAGCCCTATACGG GTTCCTCGTGTAAGGAAGCCCAGAAGGGAGGGGTGTTCTTCAGCGCAAAGCCCGAGATCCAAAGGGGGATGAGGCTGGCCGACGACGCCCTCGGGAAGGACAAGAGCGAGCGGCTTTCGCTGGCCGTATGCGACGAACCCtctgaggctgaggaggaggaagaggaggacgaggaagaggaggacgaggaggaggcagag GCGAGCGGGGCCTCGGCTCCCGAGAACAACGGAGAGCGGGAGAGCGAAGAGGAGGAAGTGAGGCCGCGGAGGCAGCGGGTCACGCGGGGCGCCGCCGGCCGGCCCAAGAAGCGCCGGGTGGTGTCCGACTCGGAGAGCGACCACGGGAGCTCGGACGCGGACTTCCAGCCGGACGGCGGGGAGGCGGCCAGcagcgacgacgacgacgaggccaGCAGCGGGGTGGACGAGAGCGACGGCGAGGCCTCCTCCTCCGAGCCGGACGCCGACGGCCCCGCCAAGGCGGCCGCGCCCAAGCGCAAGCGGGCGTCCGCGGGCAAGGGGCGGGACGGCGGGGGCGagccgccccggccccccgggcgGGCCGCCGAGGTGGCCTCCGAGACGAGGGAGGCTCTGAAGGCCTTCTGCGCCGGCCCGCAGGGCGCCGAGCCCCCGGCCGCCGGCGCGGGCGGCGACGGCCCGGCCCCCTGGTACCACGAGACCCTCCCGTGGCTCCAGGAGGGGCGGCGGCGGgacggccggcggcggcggccggaggACCCCGCCTACGACGCGACCACCCTGTACGTGCCCGAGGACTTCCTGAACACCTGCACGCCGGGCATGCGGCGCTGGTGGCAGCTGAAAGGCGACAACTTCGACCTGGTCATCTTCTACAAGGTGGGCAAGTTCTACGAGCTGTACCACATGGACGCTGTCACCGGGGTCACGGAGCTGGGGCTGGTCTTCATGAAGGGCGGCTGGGCCCACTCGGGCTTCCCCGAGATCTCCTTCGGCCGCTACTCCGACGTCCTGGTGCAGAAGGGCTACAAGGTGGCGCGCGTGGAGCAGACGGAGACCCCCGAGATGATGGAGGCCCGCTGCCGGCGGGCCGGCCACGTGTCCAAGTTCGACCGGGTGGTCCGGCGGGAGATCTGCAGGGTCATCACCAAGGGGACGCAGACCTACGGCGTGCTGGACGGCAGCCCCGCCGAGACCCACAACCGCTACCTGCTGAGCGTCCGCGAGCAggacggggcggcggcggcggcggcggggggctccCCGCGGGCCTTCGGGGTCTGCTTCGTCGACACCTCGGTGGGCAAGTTCCACGTGGGCCAGTTCGGAGACGACCGGCACTGCTCGCGCTTCCGGACCCTGGTGGCCCACCACGCCCCCGTGCAGGTCCTCTTCGAGAAGGGCAACCTGTCGGCCGAGAGCCGGCGCGTCCTGAAGGGCTCCCTGGCCTCCGCCCTGCAGGAGGGCCTGGCCCCGGGCTCCCAGTTCTGGGACGCGGCCAAGACCCTGAAGACGCTCCTGGAGGAGGGCTACTTCGAgggggccccgccgcccccggccctccGCGCCCTGACGGCCGGGACCGACCCCCTGGGGCTGACGCCGGCCGAGGGCGGCGAGCTGGCCCTGTCCGCCCTGGGCGCCTGCGTCTTCTACCTCAAGAAGTGTCTCATCGACCAGGAGCTGCTGTCCATGGCCGACTTCGAGGCGTTCGTGCCCGTGGACCAggccgcggggccggggccggcccgGCCCGACGGGCGGGCGGTGCTGGACGCCGTGACGCTGAGCAACCTGGAGGTCCTCCGGAACGGCACGGACGGGTCGGGCGAGGGGAGCCTCCTGCAGCGGCTGGACTCGTGCCGCACGCCCTTCGGCCGGCGCCTCCTGAAGCGCTGGCTGTGCGCCCCGCTCCGCCACCCGGCCGCCATCGAGGACCGCCTGGCCGCCGTGGCCGACCTGGCCGCCGTGCCCGACCGGGCCGCCGAGGCCGGCGACCTGCTCCGCCGGCTCCCGGACCTGGAGCGGCTGCTCAGCAAGATCCACAGCATCGGCTCGCCGCTCAAGAGCCGGAGCCACCCGGACGGGCGGGCCGTCATGTACGAGGAGACCACCTACGGCAAGAAGAAGATCGTCGACTTCCTGTCGGCCCTGGAGGGCTTCAAGGTGGCGGCCGAGGCCGCCGGGGCCCTGGGGGCGGCGGCCGGCGGCTTCCGCTCGGAGACCCTGCGCCGGGCGGTGGCGGTGCGGACCGCCGACCCCGGGGGCCGCTTCCCCGACCTGACGGCGGAGCTGAGGCGCTGGGACGCCGCCTTCGACCACCAGAAGGCCCGCCGGACCGGGGTCATCACCCCCAAGGAGGGCTTCGACCCGGACTACGACCGGGCCGGGGCCGCCATCCGGGCCGCCGAGGACGGCCTCGGCCGCTACCTGGAGGAGCAGCGCCGGCTCCTGGGCTGCCAGGCCGTGGTCTACTGGGGGGGCGGCAAGAACCGCTACCAGCTGGAGGTGCCCGAGGGCCTGGCCGCCCGCGACCTGCCCGGGGACTACGAGCTCAAGTCCACCAAGAAGGGCGTCAAGCGCTACTGGACCAAGGCCATCGAGAAGCGGCTGGCCGAGCTGACGGCCGCCGAGGAGCGGCGGGACGCGGCCCTCAAGGACTGCATGCGCCGCCTCTTCCACAACTTCGACCTCAACCACCGAGACTGGCAGGCCGCCGTCGAGTGCTGCGCCGTGCTGG ACGTCCTGCTCTGCCTGGCCAACTACAGCCGGGGCGGGGACGGTCCCATGTGCCGGCCCGTCATCGTCCCTCCCGGGGACGGCGTCCCCCCGGTCCTGGAGCTGAGAGGGTCCCGCCACCCCTGCATCTCCAAGACCTTCTTCGGGGACGACTTCATCCCGAACGACATCGTGATCGGCTGCGAGGACGAGGCGGGCGCCGGCGGCGGGGAGGCCCTGTGCGTGCTGGTCACGGGCCCCAACATGGGCGGCAAGTCCACCCTCATGAGACAG GCGGGCCTCCTGGTCATCCTGGCCCAGCTGGGCTGCTACGTCCCCGCCGAGTCCTGCAGGCTCACTCCCGTTGACCGGATCTTCACCAGGCTGGGCGCCTCCGACCGTATCATGTCCG GTGAAAGCACGTTCTTCGTCGAGCTGAGCGAGACGGCCAGCGTCCTGCAGCACGCCACCGCCCACTCCCTCGTGCTGGTGGACGAGCTCG GGAGAGGCACCGCGACCTTCGACGGCACGGCCATAGCGCACGCCGTGGTGAAGGAGCTGGCGGAAAACATCAGGTGCCGCACTCTGTTTTCCACGCACTACCACTCGCTGGTGGAGGATTATTCCCACAGCCGGGCAGTGCGGCTGGGACACATG GCCTGCATGGTGGAAAACGAATGCGAAGACCCGAGCCAGGAAACCATCACCTTCCTGTACAAGTTCGTGCCGGGGGCCTGCCCCAAAAGCTACGGCTTCAACGCCGCGCGGCTGGCCCACATCCCCGAGGAGGTCATCCGCAGGGGCCACCGCAAGGCCAGGGAGTTCGAGGGGCTGACCGAGGCTCTGCGTCTGTTCCG gGAGGTCTGTCTGATCGCCGAGAACTCAGCGGACACCCGCACCCTCCGCGCGCTGCTGAGGCCGGGCGAGGAGCCGTGA